In Labrus bergylta chromosome 1, fLabBer1.1, whole genome shotgun sequence, one genomic interval encodes:
- the LOC109986899 gene encoding zinc finger protein 638, which yields MQKTNKKKRAQRTRATLPKAAHHLAVRTDSNSCLVPTLRLEPSATFSIANGTRGTHFIFGTAASAAAVTALRLAQIATQAQVALQQLATLATITVGNQCHNNGIAVALPPHLALLSLLNRQQVTTVGFNVGTNAKTYRNTQPCLSAAMYHHHSQQQGSQSFSNGPRPPHHHPPPNQHQNRPSDMLSQAMGFQFPRPTQLPDEIESALAIRGARDMDHRLMDHMSQPNQQQNQSLGSGISQHGNFGSNPMTLNSDNQSAHQQGVDWSSYQPPTKLFSGPAPRGGHQTQRHQGPQMQPQSSHAGSSIQSWKSPSDSQSAQARHPQGGGESQSQGMYTPESAGSILASFGLSNEDLEVLSHYPDDQLTPDTLPFILRDIQINKSGISASTSSLTSGIQEMPLHPSRSVSGTRSRTPEVPSLLTVTQTAGKVIDYGHASRAKDETSTRKTFKREQLSSERTVKMYPSSLPPSSAPKPGKAERRQVRLEPTEPSKHGDQDYRRTSSDDHRKKNRSPGREFQPSSKPRTLDRDYRREALKPRPLSETRSEASSRRSLSSSSSSKPHGSIKKLPTPTMISDFSAVSPKVYPHTCSLCHTQCDQEKDWVDHIKTVEHTAACRDLRNKYPDWKPTLPSRSERHGSQAEHSLSRSVPCSHSPSPPYVKHRAGPPHHRPHGRPFSPHHHPHPHPRPRQQHYTGDSRSCLKRPYDDASRHPSSSKAGHSYKHGPSQSFTKVFKSGKPGTKTTKTPSGKAADTSAKPPPAKKKKKVVTPASQDSSVANRLVYLTGIPKDASEQEVTDVVGSFGKINNVILMPCSEEESEKGEGQKASVCMVKAEDAQALANSTNLSIREQKITASTAKKPDEVKSPDANNSKSVAGPEKEDAREDAGPESDLKTSEEKGTVLITGLPESGWTESDIIKLVQPYGTPSDLILATQIGKVLVSVPDVDTAQEMAKVHAFMPAKIGDAKLKITHLKQSVTLSTPVALYNLLMGSAAPLESPASVGWSSLLVISNVPNTPSGSSEVQKLVRRFGTVIKTLVLNSMVICEMATAAMALSVYKRFQTFPCIIQNNPLFFSRKPDPRANTQSKVISAYLDPTEETPSNGKGSKTPADAEEGKPAAKEDSGSSMEVVEKETNGKEEKMKGTVEMVVEDEGLGENGNKDDNKEVKKDELMNAASESLDAPDPDFKQNVTETAVAVTVMETAEEDKGVDKSAAGNEKTAAAGEEAKTSISERKAASQETPVAELPKVCQEMGKTLQEECKTSTAAKSNNNTTVPTNKEEGGAQPEKEQGQKASAAETKEPEAKKKEREGNKERELKERERRAWEKEERARKEKEERARKERERREEERRERERRERRRMHGEGSRGRRSSSRSDGYKQNSERDEQKNNSEATTKMVEKEEEEDFDEFPFNLSDFVTVDEVGDVADLPASPSSDVPMETKDGEEHAPVSVQKEDSEETPTEVTMGTGTPDAQVTLLKSEAESESTPVNMPADGLVSTDESPETTPTASLDSAIKVEPLLTPADSSSNSAETEVGAVKAEKECDDALSDRQIKEEQEEMVVSNKTEGQEKMQEEEDKQTRAPAAETVKQEKSEDQTNTEEESPRKKLKTESSSDSLPPFDPSCPVGMEFLLPKTGFFCKVCNRFFSGTKEAEISHCKTFKHYDNLKNFLQSRKTADDAS from the exons ATGCAGAAGACCAACAAGAAAAAGCGAGCTCAGAGGACCAGAGCGACCCTCCCGAAAGCAGCTCATCA CCTTGCTGTGCGCACAGACAGTAATTCTTGCCTTGTTCCTACTCTTCGGTTGGAGCCCAGCGCAACATTCTCCATCGCCAACGGTACCAGAGGGACCCATTTCATATTTGGAACTGCTGCTAGTGCTGCTGCAGTAACAGCCCTCCGATTGGCTCAGATTGCGACTCAAGCGCAGGTTGCTCTCCAGCAGCTCGCTACTTTAGCGACCATTACTGTTGGCAACCAGTGTCACAACAACGGGATTGCAGTGGCTTTACCTCCTCATCTGGCCCTCCTCAGTCTTCTCAATAGACAGCAAGTGACAACTGTTGGATTTAACGTTGGCACAAACGCCAAAACTTATAGAAACACACAACCGTGTCTCTCTGCTGCAATGTATCACCATCACTCCCAGCAACAGGGGTCACAGTCCTTCTCAAATGGCCCAAGGCCTCCCCATCATCATCCACCTCCAAACCAACATCAGAATCGCCCTTCTGATATGCTCTCACAGGCGATGGGTTTCCAGTTTCCTCGTCCCACCCAGCTGCCAGATGAAATAGAGTCTGCCCTGGCTATCCGTGGTGCTAGGGACATGGACCACCGGCTCATGGACCACATGAGCCAACCAAACCAACAACAGAACCAAAGCTTAGGTTCTGGGATTAGTCAACATGGAAATTTTGGCTCTAACCCAATGACACTGAACTCAGATAATCAGTCTGCCCATCAGCAAGGAGTAGACTGGTCAAGCTACCAACCTCCAACCAAACTGTTTTCCGGTCCTGCACCACGTGGTGGTCATCAGACCCAACGTCACCAGGGGCCTCAAATGCAGCCTCAGAGCAGCCACGCAGGATCCAGCATCCAAAGTTGGAAATCCCCAAGTGACTCACAGTCGGCCCAAGCCCGACACCCACAAGGTGGTGGGGAAAGTCAAAGTCAGGGTATGTACACACCAGAAAGTGCAGGTAGTATCTTGGCAAGCTTTGGACTTTCAAATGAGGACTTAGAGGTGCTTAGTCACTACCCTGATGATCAGCTAACCCCTGATACTTTACCATTTATACTCCGTGATATTCAGATCAACAAGTCAGGGATTTCTGCTTCTACATCCTCCTTAACAAGTGGAATCCAAGAAATGCCGCTGCATCCTTCTCGCTCTGTGTCGGGGACTCGATCACGCACCCCAGAGGTGCCCAGCCTTCTTACTGTTACACAGACTGCCGGTAAAGTAATTGACTATGGTCATGCGAGCCGGGCAAAGGACGAAACTAGTACAAGAAAAACTTTCAAAAGGGAGCAGCTTTCAAGTGAAAGGACAGTTAAAATGTACCCATCTTCATTGCCTCCCTCATCAGCTCCAAAACCGGGAAAAGCTGAAAGGCGGCAGGTGCGTTTGGAACCTACTGAACCAAGCAAGCACGGAGATCAGGACTATCGCAGGACAAGTAGCGACGACCATCGCAAGAAAAATCGGTCACCTGGGAGAGAATTTCAGCCATCATCCAAGCCTCGTACACTAGACCGAGACTACAGGCGGGAAGCACTGAAACCTAGGCCCTTATCTGAAACCAGGAGTGAGGCTTCCTCAAGACGATCTCTCTCCTCTTCGTCCAGCTCAAAACCACATGGCAGCATCAAGAAGTTACCTACCCCCACCATGATAAGTGATTTCTCAGCTGTGTCTCCAAAGGTGTATCCCCATACCTGCTCACTGTGCCACACACAGTGTGATCAGGAAAAG gacTGGGTTGACCATATAAAAACCGTAGAACACACCGCTGCCTGCCGAGACCTGCGCAACAA GTACCCCGACTGGAAGCCAACTTTACCAAG TCGGAGTGAACGACATGGCAGCCAAGCCGAGCATTCTCTGTCCCGATCTGTGCCGTGTTCTCATTCCCCAAGTCCACCTTACGTCAAACACAGGGCGGGCCCCCCTCACCACAGGCCGCACGGGAGGCCGTTCTCACCTCACCatcaccctcaccctcaccctcgCCCTCGCCAACAACActacacag GTGATTCTCGCAGTTGTCTGAAGCGACCATATGATGACGCCAGCCGACATCCTTCCTCTTCAAAGGCGGGCCACAGCTACAAACATGGACCATCACAGTCCTTTACCAAGGTTTTCAAGAGCGGGAAGCCTGGAACCAAGACGACGAAGACGCCCAGTGGCAAGGCCGCTGACACA TCTGCCAAACCTCCACcagccaagaagaagaagaaagtggtAACTCCAGCCTCCCAGGACTCTTCTGTGGCGAATCGTCTGGTTTATCTGACGGGAATTCCAAAGGATGCTTCAGAACAAGAAGTTACCGACGTGGTCGGGTCCTTTGGGAAAATCAACAACGTGATCCTCATGCCGTGCTCCGAGGAGGAGAGTGAGAAGGGCGAAGGACAAAag GCGTCGGTCTGCATGGTGAAGGCTGAAGACGCTCAGGCCCTGGCTAACTCTACGAATCTCTCCATCAGAGAGCAGAAAATCACTGCGTCAACAGCCAAG aaaCCTGATGAAGTGAAATCTCCTGATGCCAACAACAG CAAATCTGTCGCAGGACCGGAAAAAGAAGATGCAAGGGAAGACGCTG gacCAGAGTCTGACCTGAAAACTTCAGAAGAG AAAGGCACGGTGCTGATCACAGGACTTCCTGAGAGTGGCTGGACCgagagtgacatcatcaaactGGTCCAACCTTATGGCACGCCATCTGACCTCATCCTGGCGACGCAAATCGGAAAG gtgcTTGTGTCAGTGCCGGACGTGGACACGGCACAGGAGATGGCTAAAGTTCACGCCTTCATGCCTGCAAAGATCGGAGATGCTAAACTGAAGATAACTCATCTCAAACAGAGCGTCACTCTCAGCACACCA GTTGCTCTCTACAATCTCCTGATGGGATCAGCAGCTCCATTA gagaGTCCCGCTTCGGTCGGCTGGAGCAGCCTGTTGGTGATCAGTAACGTTCCCAATACGCCGTCCGGCTCCTCTGAGGTCCAGAAACTGGTACGACGCTTCGGCACCGTCATCAAGACACTGGTGCTCAACAGCATG GTCATTTGTGAGATGGCGACCGCAGCCATGGCGCTCTCTGTCTACAAACGCTTCCAGACTTTTCCATGTATCATCCAGAACAACCCTCTGTTCTTCTCCCGCAAGCCCGACCCCAGAGCCAACACACAGTCCAAAGTCATCTCTGCATACCTGGATCCAACGGAG GAAACACCTTCAAATGGCAAAGGCAGCAAAACGCCAGCAGATGCAGAGGAAGGGAAGCCAGCAGCCAAAGAAGATTCTGGATCTTCAATGGAGGTggtggaaaaagaaacaaatgggAAAGAGGAAAAGATGAAGGGCACCGTGGAGATGGTTGTTGAAGATGAAGGGTTGGGAGAAAACGGGAATAAAGACGACAACAAAGAAGTCAAAAAAGACGAGCTCATGAATGCTGCTTCTGAGTCTTTGGATGCACCAGACCCAGACTTTAAGCAAAACGTGACAGAAACAGCTGTTGCTGTAACTGTAATGGAAACGGCAGAGGAAGACAAAGGTGTGGATAAATCtgcagcaggaaatgaaaaaactGCCGCTGCCGGTGAAGAGGCTAAGACATCGATCTCTGAAAGGAAAGCAGCTTCCCAGGAGACACCTGTGGCAGAGCTGCCAAAg GTATGTCAGGAGATGGGGAAGACGCTACAGGAGGAGTGCAAAACAAGCACGGCCGCaaaatccaacaacaacactacaGTTCCAACCAACAAAGAAGAAGGAGGGGCGCAACCGGAGAAAGAACAGGGCCAAAAAGCATCTGCAGCAGAGACTAAAGAGCCGGAGgcaaagaagaaggagagggaggggaataaggagagagagctgaaagagagggagagaagggcctgggagaaggaggagagggcaagaaaggagaaggaggaaagagccaggaaagagagggagagacgggaggaggagaggagggaaagagagaggagggagaggaggcggATGCATGGAGAAGGCTCCAGAGGACGGAGGTCATCCAGCAGGTCAGACGGATACAAGCAGAACTCTGAGAGGgatgaacagaaaaataactctgaagctacgACCAAAATG gtggagaaggaagaggaggaggactttgACGAGTTCCCCTTCAACTTGAGTGACTTTGTGACGGTGGATGAAGTGGGAGATGTGGCCGACCTTCCCGCCTCACCATCCTCTGATGTCCCCATGGAAACTAAAGATGGAGAGGAGCATGCTCCTGTATCGGTCCAAAAGGAAGACTCAGAG GAAACACCCACTGAGGTAACCATGGGAACAGGAACACCAGATGCACAAGTGACCCTTCTTAAGTCTGAGGCTGAATCAGAATCCACTCCTGTGAACATGCCGGCAGACGGTTTGGTGTCAACAGATGAGTCGCCAG aAACCACACCGACGGCCTCTCTGGACTCGGCCATCAAGGTCGAGCCGCTCCTCACTCCTGCAGACTCCTCCTCAAACAGTGCAGAGACAGAGGTGGGGGCAGTGAAGGCTGAGAAAGAGTGCGATGATGCTCTCAGTGACCGTCAGAttaaagaggagcaggaggagatggtggtgtCGAACAAAACAGAGGGACAGGAGAAgatgcaggaggaagaggacaaaCAGACCAGagctcctgctgcagagacgg TAAAACAAGAGAAGTCTGAagaccaaacaaacacagaagaggaAAGCCCCAGAAAGAAATTAAAGACAGAATCTTCCTCcgactccctccctccctttgaCCCCAGCTGCCCAGTCG gtatggAGTTCTTGCTCCCAAAAACAGGTTTCTTCTGTAAAGTATGTAACAGGTTCTTCAGCGGAACCAAAGAGGCCGAGATCAGCCACTGCAAAACCTTCAAACACTACGACAACCTTAAG AACTTCTTACAGAGCAGGAAGACGGCCGACGACGCCAGCTGA